One segment of Panicum virgatum strain AP13 chromosome 1K, P.virgatum_v5, whole genome shotgun sequence DNA contains the following:
- the LOC120661515 gene encoding biotin--protein ligase 2-like isoform X2, giving the protein MPPFPVRFPLPPSTTRAAAAAVGAVIAAVALRRYLSTSRRRPYASAAMSALRSSSAAAGAATTLVAYGKSPQDQELLASAAGSLALGEGESAGEVAVALAHEGAGFDAGTYMGALRARRFGRWMLWSPRVGSTQDLIAQNFAKLPVGVVCVADVQFKGRGRSKNVWESPPGCLMFSFTSQMQDVRKLPLMQYVVCLSMTEAIKELCHAKELPELDVRIKWPNDLYLKGLKVGGILCTSSYEAKVYNICTGIGLNVDNEKPSTCLNAALQQANAISPRLKREDVLAYFFNKFENLFEIFSNQGFQALEEQYYNSWLHSGQRVVVQDAHEGQSVGSVVTIQGLTPSGYLYAIGEDDKSYELHPDGNRCANKGRSNQD; this is encoded by the exons ATGCCGCCGTTCCCCGTTCGCttcccgctgccgccgtcgacaacccgcgccgccgcggccgccgtcgggGCCGTgatcgccgccgtcgcgctccggcgctacctctccacctcccgccgccggccgtacGCCTCGGCGGCCATGTCCGCGCTCaggagcagcagcgccgccgccggagccgccacCACGCTAGTGGCGTACGGCAAGTCGCCGCAGGACCAGGAGCTCCTGGCCTCGGCAGCAGGGTCCCTCGCCCTAGGGGAGGGCGAGTCGGCCGGGGAGGTCGCCGTCGCGCTCGCCCACGAGGGCGCGGGGTTCGACGCGGGCACGTACATGGGCGCGCTCCGGGCGCGGCGGTTCGGGAGGTGGATGCTCTGGTCGCCGAGGGTCGGCTCCACGCAGGACCTCATCGCGCA GAACTTTGCGAAGCTGCCGGTGGGCGTTGTGTGCGTCGCCGACGTGCAGTTCAAAGGGAGAG GCAGATCAAAGAATGTGTGGGAATCGCCACCAGGGTGTCTCATGTTCTCTTTCACATCACAGATGCAGGATGTGAGAAAGTTACCCCTCATGCAATATGTTGTTTGTCTTTCCATGACCGAAGCCATCAAAGAACTATGCCATGCTAAG GAACTACCAGAACTTGATGTAAGAATAAAGTGGCCTAATGATCTCTATCTGAAAGGATTAAAAGTTGGCGGCATTCTATGTACCTCATCTTATGAAGCAAAAGTCTACAATATTTGCACCG GTATTGGTTTAAATGTTGACAATGAGAAGCCTTCAACATGCTTAAATGCTGCGCTTCAACAAGCAAATGCTATATCACCCAGATTGAAACGAGAAGATGTACTGGCAtacttcttcaataaattcgaAAATCTTTTTGAGATCTTCTCAAATCAAG GATTTCAGGCCCTTGAGGAGCAGTACTATAACTCATGGCTTCACAG TGGCCAGAGAGTTGTCGTACAAGATGCACATGAAGGACAGTCTGTAGGCAGTGTCGTCACTATCCAG GGCTTAACACCAAGTGGGTACTTATACGCTATTGGCGAGGATGACAAATCCTATGAGTTGCACCCAGATGGCAACAG
- the LOC120661086 gene encoding protein G1-like1 isoform X2: protein MEMAGAANSPGPAAARPSRYESQKRRDWQTFGQYLRNHRPPLELARCSGAHVLEFLRYLDQFGKTKVHAPGCPFFGHPSPPAPCPCPLKQAWGSLDALVGRLRAAFEEHGGRPEANPFGARAVRLYLREVRDTQAKARGIAYEKKRRKRHPPAHRQAKQQQDAGQQQQQHYHPHHHHQASPAAAAVTESRHVLADMAEPPAPHFLIPHAQFLHGHFLVPVTEPTDPAAGMGGGGTGEDLVLAMAAAAEAHAAAAGFLMPLSVFH from the coding sequence ATGGagatggccggcgcggcgaacAGCCCGGgcccggcagcggcgcggccgagCCGGTACGAGTCGCAGAAGCGCCGGGACTGGCAGACGTTCGGGCAGTACCTGCGCAaccaccggccgccgctggaGCTGGCCCGGTGCAGCGGCGCGCACGTGCTCGAGTTCCTCCGCTACCTGGACCAGTTCGGCAAGACCAAAGTGCACGCGCCGGGGTGCCCCTTCTTCGGCcacccgtcgccgccggcgccgtgcccgtgcccgctCAAGCAGGCGTGGGGCAGCCTCGACGCGCTCgtcggccgcctccgcgccgccttcGAGGAGCACGGCGGCCGCCCCGAGGCCAACCCCTTCGGGGCGCGCGCCGTCCGGCTCTACCTCCGCGAGGTCCGCGACACCCAGGCCAAGGCGCGCGGCATCGCCTACGAGAAGAAGCGCCGCAAGCGCCACCCGCCGGCACACAGGCAGGCCAAGCAGCAGCAGGACgccggccagcagcagcagcagcactaccacccccaccaccaccaccaggcgtcgcccgccgcggccgcggtgaCCGAGAGTAGGCACGTGCTGGCTGACATGGccgagccgccggcgccgcactTCCTGATCCCGCACGCGCAGTTCCTCCACGGCCACTTCCTGGTGCCGGTCACCGAGCCGACCGACCCCGCCgcgggcatgggcggcggcggcaccggcgagGACTTGGTGCTGGCaatggcggccgccgccgaggcgcacgccgccgcggccgggttCTTGATGCCGCTGTCCGTGTTTCACTAG
- the LOC120661515 gene encoding biotin--protein ligase 2-like isoform X1 codes for MPPFPVRFPLPPSTTRAAAAAVGAVIAAVALRRYLSTSRRRPYASAAMSALRSSSAAAGAATTLVAYGKSPQDQELLASAAGSLALGEGESAGEVAVALAHEGAGFDAGTYMGALRARRFGRWMLWSPRVGSTQDLIAQNFAKLPVGVVCVADVQFKGRGRSKNVWESPPGCLMFSFTSQMQDVRKLPLMQYVVCLSMTEAIKELCHAKELPELDVRIKWPNDLYLKGLKVGGILCTSSYEAKVYNICTGIGLNVDNEKPSTCLNAALQQANAISPRLKREDVLAYFFNKFENLFEIFSNQGFQALEEQYYNSWLHSGQRVVVQDAHEGQSVGSVVTIQGLTPSGYLYAIGEDDKSYELHPDGNSFDFFTGLVRRKIEA; via the exons ATGCCGCCGTTCCCCGTTCGCttcccgctgccgccgtcgacaacccgcgccgccgcggccgccgtcgggGCCGTgatcgccgccgtcgcgctccggcgctacctctccacctcccgccgccggccgtacGCCTCGGCGGCCATGTCCGCGCTCaggagcagcagcgccgccgccggagccgccacCACGCTAGTGGCGTACGGCAAGTCGCCGCAGGACCAGGAGCTCCTGGCCTCGGCAGCAGGGTCCCTCGCCCTAGGGGAGGGCGAGTCGGCCGGGGAGGTCGCCGTCGCGCTCGCCCACGAGGGCGCGGGGTTCGACGCGGGCACGTACATGGGCGCGCTCCGGGCGCGGCGGTTCGGGAGGTGGATGCTCTGGTCGCCGAGGGTCGGCTCCACGCAGGACCTCATCGCGCA GAACTTTGCGAAGCTGCCGGTGGGCGTTGTGTGCGTCGCCGACGTGCAGTTCAAAGGGAGAG GCAGATCAAAGAATGTGTGGGAATCGCCACCAGGGTGTCTCATGTTCTCTTTCACATCACAGATGCAGGATGTGAGAAAGTTACCCCTCATGCAATATGTTGTTTGTCTTTCCATGACCGAAGCCATCAAAGAACTATGCCATGCTAAG GAACTACCAGAACTTGATGTAAGAATAAAGTGGCCTAATGATCTCTATCTGAAAGGATTAAAAGTTGGCGGCATTCTATGTACCTCATCTTATGAAGCAAAAGTCTACAATATTTGCACCG GTATTGGTTTAAATGTTGACAATGAGAAGCCTTCAACATGCTTAAATGCTGCGCTTCAACAAGCAAATGCTATATCACCCAGATTGAAACGAGAAGATGTACTGGCAtacttcttcaataaattcgaAAATCTTTTTGAGATCTTCTCAAATCAAG GATTTCAGGCCCTTGAGGAGCAGTACTATAACTCATGGCTTCACAG TGGCCAGAGAGTTGTCGTACAAGATGCACATGAAGGACAGTCTGTAGGCAGTGTCGTCACTATCCAG GGCTTAACACCAAGTGGGTACTTATACGCTATTGGCGAGGATGACAAATCCTATGAGTTGCACCCAGATGGCAACAG ctttGATTTCTTTACTGGATTGGTGAGGAGAAAGATTGAAGCTTAG
- the LOC120661086 gene encoding protein G1-like1 isoform X1, with protein MSAKDQRPQSSGALDLKSHYRLIGADLGWPSWTGGGEGAMEMAGAANSPGPAAARPSRYESQKRRDWQTFGQYLRNHRPPLELARCSGAHVLEFLRYLDQFGKTKVHAPGCPFFGHPSPPAPCPCPLKQAWGSLDALVGRLRAAFEEHGGRPEANPFGARAVRLYLREVRDTQAKARGIAYEKKRRKRHPPAHRQAKQQQDAGQQQQQHYHPHHHHQASPAAAAVTESRHVLADMAEPPAPHFLIPHAQFLHGHFLVPVTEPTDPAAGMGGGGTGEDLVLAMAAAAEAHAAAAGFLMPLSVFH; from the exons ATGTCTGCCAAGGATCAGCGGCCTCAGTCCTCAGGTGCTCTAGACTTGAAATCCCACTACCGGTTGATAG GTGCAGATCTGGGTTGGCCTTCGTGgacaggcggcggcgaaggagctATGGagatggccggcgcggcgaacAGCCCGGgcccggcagcggcgcggccgagCCGGTACGAGTCGCAGAAGCGCCGGGACTGGCAGACGTTCGGGCAGTACCTGCGCAaccaccggccgccgctggaGCTGGCCCGGTGCAGCGGCGCGCACGTGCTCGAGTTCCTCCGCTACCTGGACCAGTTCGGCAAGACCAAAGTGCACGCGCCGGGGTGCCCCTTCTTCGGCcacccgtcgccgccggcgccgtgcccgtgcccgctCAAGCAGGCGTGGGGCAGCCTCGACGCGCTCgtcggccgcctccgcgccgccttcGAGGAGCACGGCGGCCGCCCCGAGGCCAACCCCTTCGGGGCGCGCGCCGTCCGGCTCTACCTCCGCGAGGTCCGCGACACCCAGGCCAAGGCGCGCGGCATCGCCTACGAGAAGAAGCGCCGCAAGCGCCACCCGCCGGCACACAGGCAGGCCAAGCAGCAGCAGGACgccggccagcagcagcagcagcactaccacccccaccaccaccaccaggcgtcgcccgccgcggccgcggtgaCCGAGAGTAGGCACGTGCTGGCTGACATGGccgagccgccggcgccgcactTCCTGATCCCGCACGCGCAGTTCCTCCACGGCCACTTCCTGGTGCCGGTCACCGAGCCGACCGACCCCGCCgcgggcatgggcggcggcggcaccggcgagGACTTGGTGCTGGCaatggcggccgccgccgaggcgcacgccgccgcggccgggttCTTGATGCCGCTGTCCGTGTTTCACTAG
- the LOC120648145 gene encoding uncharacterized protein LOC120648145 — MAAVRVSWVVCCCGLHARWAARSLAGPFLDLALAWACLCLAALLAAAASILALPGLTLSCTCERLHLPCFLAFLARYPPRTLASVHAALHARFPFAGPAADGDEAPAQPTADVEGADPRGHREEVRAELQRELEKERSAAAEEAMAMILRLQKEKSALEIEARQQRRTADKRCAFYEDEV; from the exons ATGGCCGCCGTAC GCGTTAGTTGGGTCGTTTGCTGTTGTGGCCTGCACGCCCGCTGGGCGGCGCGCTCCCTCGCGGGGCCCTTCCTCGACCTCGCCCTCGCCTGGGCCTGCCTCTGcctcgccgcgctgctcgccgcggccgccagcaTCCTCGCCCTCCCGGGCCTCACACTCTCCTGCACCTGCGAGCGCCTGCACCTCCCCTGCTTCCTCGCCTTCCTCGCGCGCTATCCACCCCGCACCCTCGCCTCCGTCCACGCCGCCCTCCACGCCCGCTTCCCCTTCGctggccccgccgccgacggcgacgaggcACCCGCCCAGCCGACCGCCGACGTGGAGGGTGCGGATCCGCGGGGGCACCGCGAGGAGGTgcgcgccgagctgcagcgggAGCTCGAGAAGGAGCGCAGCGCCGCGGCTGAGGAGGCCATGGCCATGATCCTGCGCCTGCAGAAGGAGAAGTCCGCGCTCGAGATCGAGGCCCGCCAGCAGCGCCGCACCGCCGACAAGCGCTGCGCTTTCTACGAGGACGAGGTCTAG